GTGGAAGGCGTAGACCTGCTGGGAATGGCACAAGTGCAAACCCGCCTGCATGTATGGCGCATTCAGGCCAAGGCCAACCAGCCACAACCAGAAACCGCATTCGACCAAGCGCATTACGTGGACGGCTTCGACATCCTGACGCCAGCCACGCCAGCCCCTATGCCAGTGTCGGGCATCCGGTTTCCTGCCTCTTCAAGCGGCGCAGCCGCGCCCCCTCGGAGTCCTGTAAATAACTGTACGCAACCATGGCAGGAAGGTCAGGTATGGGGGGTGCAGCCATGAGCAACAAGCACGTACTGAGCCACGCTGAATACATCGCCGTGTTTCTGGCTGGCTTCATGGCTGGCGTAGGCGCAGCAACCATCTATTGGCTGATTGTCATTGCACGGGGGATTGCGTCATGAAGCACATAATCCTCCCTGCCCTACTGCTGGCCACGAATGCAAACGCTGGCCTGATTGAGGGTTATGCCGGAACTGTAGCTGCCTACTATGGCCTTGCTGGTGTCAACATCATCAAGGCCGATATTGACCGGCTGCATAAGGCTTGTGGCGTCTACCAGCAACACGCCTGCACCAACACAGACAATAGCCGGGTAATGGTTAACCGCGCGTTGGAAAACCACCCGGCACGGCTACTGCACGTCCTCTGCCATGAGGCTGCACACGTCCTGCAATTGCGCGACGGCTTGCCACTTGGCGAGGTTGACGCAAACAACCGTGCCGAGGGCTGTGTCGCATACGTTCAGGGGGTGCAACCATGAGCAATACCGACACCAGGCCGCAGGAAATCATGCAGGCAGCCATGCAAGGCCACCCTGCACACTCCCCTGCCCAATCCGCTGCGAATATCGACTGGCAGGCACTCCACCGGCTTATCCCGTGGCTGGCAGTTATCGCAGCATGGGTTATGTGGGCGATGTTCCTGCTGATCCCCACCCTATTCGGCCTGCATTACGCGGGCATGTTCCCGGCTGCATCCAATTGGCTGTATGTGGGCATGGGCTTGACCCTATGCCTTGCCGCCACCGTGGCGGCGCAAGTGCAGCACGGGGCGCGCGCGATCCTGTTCACCTTCAGCGTCCTGCTGCTTTCCTACTGGTTCTGAGGGCTATGACAATGCAACAACAATCCTTCAACGCTGGGCTGGCGTACAGCGATTTCAAACAACGCCAATTCTTCTACATCCTCGCAGCGTTCGTGGCCTTCACCATGTCCAGCTATTTCGTTATCGGCTACCTGGCGGGCAACCTGCACCCCTGGACGTGGGATTCCGGCCAATGGATGAACGCCTTTGTCGCCATGGGCATTACCGGCGTGATGACAGGTTACCAGTTCGTGCTGTACTCACAGGGCAATGTTGAGGGCGGCAAGAAAGCCACCATCATTGCGGTATGCGTCGCCGTGGGCTTTTCCCTGCTGTCAGAGATCGGGCAGGGCATGGAACGCGACAACATCCGCATGGAAACCAAAAGCCAGGAATCCCCCACCTACAAGGCGGCTGTGGCGGCGCTGGGCAGGTTGTCCGGCAGTTCCAGCATCGGCGCAAGCCCCTACGCGGCTGACATTGCCAGCGCGCAGATGAAGTACAACCAGTGCATGGAACGGCTGGCCAAGGGCAAGGAACCGCACTGCGAAGGCAGCAAGGGGCGGCTGGAATCCTACCAGCAACAGGAAGCGGCATGGGCTGAACGCGCATCAGCCACCAGCACCAACACCGCCAGCGCCCTGCTCTCACAAGCCAAGGGGCTGGAAAAGGACGAAACCAACTACCACCCATTGGTGAACCTGATCCGGGAAACCTTCGGGGCGTCCGGCACGGTCGGCAGCTTCCTGTTGTCGCTGGTGCTGATTTCCTTCTTTGAGTACGCCTTCCACTACCTGGGCGGCCAATATGCGCGGGCGCGTGAATACCTGATGCAGAATGGCTATGACGTTACCCGACGTTTACGCCAGCCACCGCGCAAGCATGACGGCAGCATCAGCACCTATTCCGACAATGCCCCTGCCCCATCGGCAAGCCCTGTAACGCCATTTCAGGCCATGAAACAGGAATTCAGCAGCATGGTTGAATCTGCCCCGGAAGTTATCGCCAACGAATACGCCAGGGCGCAACAGTCACGCCAGCAAGTTTATTCCAAGGCAGCGGATAAGCTGGATGCAGTTCAGGACGATCTGAATAAATCAGCACAGGCTAAAACATTGCGCCAAGAATTGAACGCGGGCGAAAAGGTTTATTCTGATTCACCACTGGATAAGCCGCGCCCTGCCCCACATTTGAGTGTGGCGGACACCGTGAAGCAAATCCAAGCCGACGTAAAGGCCAGCGGCGCAACCTCACCAGACGCGGTTCAGGCGGCTGTGTTTGATGCGTTTGCAGCCATGCCCAACCCTGCCCCACTGAATGATGTTGCCCTGAATAAGATTGCCGACAAGCTGGTAATCAATCGGGCGCACACTACCGCGCCTGCCCTGCCATCCAATCAAAAAGCGGGCAGAACCGGCTTGCAGAATCCGGCCTTGGGTAGCGAGGAAGAACACTATCCCCTCCCCCTGGACAATGAACGCGCTCATTCCGGCAATGAACAGGCATATGTTCATTCAACCAATGAACGCGCCCATTCAGTAGACCGGGAATTACTGGCAGCGCTCAAGGATGCGCAGGGCAAAATTGATGCTGATGTGCTGAAAGAAGGGTATGGGCTGTATGAACAGTGGAAGGCCGAAATACTGGCAGGTAACACCAAGCTAACTACGCGGGATGGGCGTTCATTCATCAGTGCTCATTTGTGCAGGGGAAAAAAGCGCACGATTACCCCGGATGGAATGAACGCGCTCCTGGAAGTCTGGCAGGTCAGGGCAGTGAAGGAAGCGGCGCTTGTCCTGAACCCGAAATACACCGGCAAGCCCCCCTTCCCCAAGTATTTGCTGGCTGTATAAAAGGCGGGAAGCAATGAACGCGCTCATTGGAACCAATGAACAGTTCATCAATGAACGTGGCAATGAACAGGGTGGGCGCGGTAATGAACGCGCCCATTCACAAGTACTGACAACTGAGGAAATGAAGCATGGACATGACAAGCGAAAAAGCACCCACACAGAAAGTTGCCTATTGGCCGTCTGGCTTGTGGTGCGATCCTGAAACCGCAGCACTGGCGGCAGAGTTGGGGGAGTTCCCGGCTGATTACCAGATAGCGGAATTCCCGGCTGATGCTGACCCGGCATTGATCGACAAGGAAGTGTTGCAACTGGTGGAAGGGAAGTAAAACTTTATGGGCTATTGGGCAGTAGCAGCATTCATCCTCATTCCACTGGCAGGTCATGCCGTGTGGCGGCTGTTCTCATACACCAACGATCTGGTGAACAAGCAGATCAGCAAACAGCGAAGACGATAGGGGAGGGAAGTAACACATAAGAGCCGGGCAAGTTCCCGGCTTCTTATTTTTGGGGAAAGGGAAGCGGGGAGTTTGTCCAGTCTTAGCCATTCCTAGCAAGCAAATTGCGTGACTAAATCCGTGACTAAGGAAGAATAAAAAGTAAGCAACTAAGAAAATACCGTTTTCACAAAATCACTAACTTATTGTTTTTAAATATTCCGGTGAGAGGAATCGAACCCCCGACCCCATCATTACGAATGACGTGCTCTACCAACTGAGCTACACCGGCGTTGCAGCCCAAATCATAGGCCGCCAGTATCAGTTGTTCAAGGCGGAATGGCGCAGCAGGCTGAACTTGACCGCTTCAGTATTCTGGATGATGTTGCCGTCGGCGTCATTCAGCACTGCAAACACGCTGTGCTCGCCCCGATCCACTTCCGTCAGGGCAAACGACAGCGATTCACCGGCAGCAACCTGTTTGGAATCCAGGTACAGGGTTATGCCGTCACCTGCTTTTAGGTTGGGTTTCAGCGATAACTCGACCGTTACGTTGCCCTCATTGGCGCGGATAGTCTCATCAGCTGCGGGTGCCGTAACCTTAAAATCGGAATAAGCCTCTTCTTCCTGCGGAGCCTGCTCGCGCTCTGGCGGTTTGGGGGTAAAACTGTCCGCCACTGTCAGTAATGGCAAGTCCACAGCCTTGGCAGCACTCTGTTTAGGCGGGTTATCGCCGTACACAACATTGCCCGTAGCATCCACCCAACGGAAGATTTCCGCCTGCACGGAAACACCGGACAAACCGAACATCAGGAGCAGAAACAGCCAACCGCTACGCATAGTCATCACACATGATCTGGTTAATACCTCCCTGATTCTACTCAAAATGACGCCCACCATAACAGACAGGTGGATGAACGGTGGCTATTGGCTGCCCTCCACCAATACCTGCCATGCCTGCCGCACGTAATTGCGTTCGCGGGCAAATTGTTCCGCCGGAACTTTGGCCTGCTGCTCCTGCAAGGAAAGCGCATGGATGCGGTCGCGCAGGGTACGGTAAATGTCAGCCAGCGTCTCAGCCTGCCCTGCCGTCAGGATGCCCGCCTGCCGCAGGGAATCGAGCTGGCGGATATTGTCGCTCCAGCGGATCAGTTCCGGGTATTTGTGCGCATGGGCGAGAATCAGGAATTGCACCATGAATTCGATATCGGTAATGCCCCCGGGGTCTTTTTTCAGACTGAAAATGGCCGGGTCTTTGCTACCGAGCGCATCCCACATTTTCTGGCGCATGGCCGTCACCTCCCGGCGCAATTCGGCCTGGTCACGCTCACGGCAGAGTATGTCGTAGCGGATTTGGGCAAAGGCGGTGCGCAAGCTTTCCGTGCCGGTAATGGCGCGGGTGCGCAGCAGTGCCTGGTGTTCCCATACCCAGGCTTTGTTCTCCTGATACTGGCGGAAGGCTGCCAGACTGCTGACCAGCAGGCCGGAAGATCCACTGGGGCGCAGCCGCATGTCGGTTTCGTACAGGCGTCCTGCCGGGGTGAACGTACTCAGGGTGTGGATAATTTTCTGGGCGAAACGGGCGTAGAAGACGGGGTTTTCCAGCACTTTATTGCCATTGGTTTGCTGCATCTGGCCGTGGCTATCATGCAGGAAAATAATGTCAAGGTCAGAGCCGTAACCCAATTCCAGCCCGCCAAGTTTGCCGTAACCGATGATGGCGAAACCGGCTTCCCGCAAACTACCATCATCTTCCTTATACATCGGCACACCCGTCTGCGCGGTCATGGTTTCCCACACATGCCGCTGACTTTCTTCCAGCACCGCCTCAGCGATCCAGGTAAGCTGGTCGGAGACCTTCATCAACGGCAATACGTCGGTAATGTCCGCTGCTGCTACCCGCAGCACCTGTGCCTGCTTGAACTGGCGCAGGCGTTCCATCACCTGTTCGGTGTCGCCTTCGTCGATGCGTTCCAGTTCCAACCGCAGTTCCGTACCCAGCTCTTCCCTATTGAGCAGGGTGTAAAGCTGTCGGGAATCAAGCAACTGGTCCAGCAGGATCGGGTGCTGGGTCAACTGACTGGTGATCCATAAGCTATCACTGACCAGCCGCACGAACTGGTCGAGCGCGTCGGGGTGGTCGGCCAGCATGGCGATGTAGCCGGAACGCGGGGCAATTTTCTGGACTACCTTCAGGCTGCGTTCCAGCGCCTGCTCCGGCTCAGCCACAGCGTGGCAGGCATCCAGCAGCGCGGGTAGCAAGCGGTTCAGGCGGCTACGCCCGGTGTCGGTCAGGGTGTTGTAGAGGCGGCTGTGGAGCAATTCCTGGATGGCGGGATGTTCCGGCATCGGCTGGGTTTCACGGGTTTCGAGGGTAAAAATACGTTGGAAGATGTCGGCGACAGCCTGCTGGTAGCGGTTGAGTTCGGCGTGGAAACGGCCCCAGCCACCGAAGCCCATCGTAGCGGCAAGGCTCGCCTGTTGTTCCGGCTTGCCGGGCAGGGAATGGGTTTGCTCGTCATTCCACATTTGCAGGCGGTTTTCGGTACGGCGCAGGAAAAGGTAGGCGGAGCGCAGGATGTCGTATTCAGCATCCGTCAGCAGTTGTTGCGCCAGCAGCACATCGAGGGTTTTCAGCAAGTTGCGTTCGCGCAGTTCGGGGATGCGCCCGCCGCGCATGAGCTGGAATACCTGCGCGGTGAATTCGATTTCGCGGATGCCGCCGGTGCCGAGTTTCACGTCGTTGAATTTGCCACGGCGTTCGGCTTCGCGGTTAATCATGGCCTTCATGTCGCGCAGTTGCTCGACCGCGCCGTAGTCGAGGTAGCGGCGGTAGATGAAGGGGCGCAGCCGTTCCATCAGTTCCGCGCCGCGTTGCCTGTCGCCCGCCATCACCCGTGCCTTGATCAGAGCGTAGCGCTCCCATTCGCGCCCGTGGGTTTCGTAGTAATGCTCCATCGCATCGAAGGAAAGCACGAGTGCGCCGACTTCGCCGAATGGGCGCAGACGCATGTCGACGCGGTAGCCGAAACCATCAGCAGTGGTTTGCCCGAGCGTGCCAATCAGGCGCTGGCCGAGGCGCACGAAAAAGCTCTGGTTGTCGAGCGGGCGTTTGCCATCGGTGTCGCCTTTTTCCGGGAAGGCAAAAATCAGGTCGATGTCAGAGGAAAAGTTCAGCTCGCGCCCGCCCAGCTTGCCCATGCCGAGGATCACCAGTTGCTGCGCTTCACCTTCGTGGCTGCGGGGTATGCCATGTTTGGCGGTGAGTTCGGCGTAACACCAGTGGAGCACGGCATCGGTGAGCGCGTCGGCGAGGTCGGAGGTGGTGCGGATGGTTTCCGCCGTTTCCGCCATGCCGGAGAGGTCGCGCCAGGCAATGCGCACGGTTTCGCGGTGGCGGATTTGGCGCACTACGCGCAGCAGGCTGTTGTGGTCGGGAATGTTGCGGATTTCGTCGGCCACTTTCTGGAACAGTTCGCCGTCGGCGTAGGGCTGGCTGGTTACACAGAAAGCTTGCCAGTCGGGATAGCGTTCGAGCTGGCGCTTGAGGTAGGGGCTGGCGGAGAGGATGGCTTCGACGGGCATTGTTGTTCTCGCATGGCTGGTTTGCCGGTCATTATATGCCCCGTTTTGGGGCGTGGGGAATGCTGCACTGGCTTCCAGAAAAGAATACCCAACAACAAACCATAAAATATTTCATTTCCAAAATATCAATCATGAAAAGCGAAAATAAGAATTGGCTCAGTTATTTCCGAAGGCGTAAAAATGGGATCACACGTAACACAATGTTGCACATCAGAGGAGAGAAATCATGTCAGCAAGCAAATGCCCGTTCCACCCATCTGCCGGTGGTGGCACATCCAACCGTGACTGGTGGCCGAACCAGTTGAATATCGACATCCTGCACCAGCATTCCGCCAAGTCCAACCCGATGGGCGGGGAGTTCAACTACGCAGAGGCATTCAAAACCCTTGACCTGGAAGCAGTGAAAAAAGACCTCACCGCCCTGATGACCGACTCGCAGGACTGGTGGCCTGCTGACTACGGCCATTACGGCCCTCTGTTCATTCGCATGGCCTGGCACGCCGCCGGTACTTACCGCATCGCTGATGGTCGTGGCGGCGCAGGTACAGGCCAGCAACGTTTCGCCCCGCTCAACAGCTGGCCGGATAACGTCAATCTCGACAAGGCACGCCGCCTGCTATGGCCGATCAAACAGAAATACGGCAGGAAATTGTCCTGGGCCGACCTGCTGGTGCTGACCGGCAACGTCGCGCTGGAATCCATGGGTTTCAAGACCTTCGGCTTTGGTGGAGGGCGCGAAGATGTCTACGAACCCGAAAAAGACACCTACTGGGGTGCGGAAACCGAGTGGCTGGGCGACAAGCAGCGCTACACCGGCGAACGCGATCTGGAAAACCCGCTGGCCGCCGTGCAGATGGGGCTGATCTATGTGAATCCGGAAGGCCCCGGCGGTGAACCCGACCCGCTTGGCTCTGGCCGTGATGTACGCGAAACCTTCCAGCGCATGGCCATGAACGACTATGAAACCGTCGCCCTCACCTGCGGCGGCCACACCTTCGGCAAATGCCACGGAGCAGGCGACGCTGCTTTGGTCGGCCCCAACCCCGAAACTGCCGGTATCGCCGAGCAGGGTCTGGGCTGGATTAGCAAGCACGCCAGCGGCAAAGGCGGCGACCAGATCGGCAGCGGTCTGGAAGGCGCATGGACACCTACCCCGACCCAGTGGGACATGACCTATCTGGAAATGCTGTTCGACAACGAATGGGAACTGACCAGAAGCCCAGCGGGTGCATGGCAGTGGACACCGAAGGAAGCCAATGACAGCAATATGGCTCCTGCTGCCGAGGATGCTCTCCAGAAACGTCCGATCATCATGACCACCGCCGACATGTCGATGCGCATGGATCCGGTCTACGAACCGATCGCCCGTCATTTCCGCGCAAACCCGGACGAATTCGCCGATGCTTTCGCCCGCGCCTGGTTCAAGCTGACCCACCGTGACATGGGGCCGCAAGCCCGTTACCTTGGCCCGGAAGTACCCGCCGAAGCGCTGATCTGGCAAGACCCGATTCCGCCAGTGGATCACGAACGGGTGGATGACGCGGATGTTGCCGCACTCAAGGCCAACATCCGCGCTTCCGGCCTGTCGGTAGCGGAACTGGTTGCCACTGCCTGGGCTTCTGCTTCCACCTTTCGCGGTTCCGACAAACGCGGCGGCGCAAATGGCGCACGAATCCGGCTGGAACCGCAGAAATACTGGCAAGCCAACCAGCCTGAACAACTGGCCATCGTGCTGACAAAACTGGAAGGCATCCAGCACGAGTTCAACAGTAGCCAGTCAGGCGGTAAGAAGATTTCCCTGGCCGACCTGATCGTGCTGGCCGGTTGCGCTGGCGTGGAAAAAGCGGCGCAGGATGCCGGTATCGATGTCACCGTTCCATTCACACCGGGGCGCATGGATGCTTCGCAGGAGCAAACCGATGTGGAAGCCTTCGCGGTGCTGGAACCGCTGGCGGATGGTTTCCGTAATTTCCTGAAAGGCAAATACAGCGTTTCCGCCGAAGAAATGCTGGTCGACAAGGCGCAACTGCTGACCTTAAGCGCGCCGGAAATGACCGTGCTGATCGGTGGTATGCGCGTACTGGATGCCAACGTCGGCCATTCACAGCACGGTGTGTTCACTAACCGCCCCGGCGTGTTGAGCAACGATTTCTTCGTCAACCTGCTGGACATGAGCACCCACTGGAAACCAACTTCAGCGGATGAAGAGGTGTTTGAAGGCACTGACCGTGCAACCGGCGCAGTCCGCTGGACGGGGACGCGTGTTGACCTGATCTTTGGCTCTAACTCGCAATTGCGGGCGATTGCCGAAGTCTACGGCGGCGCGGATGCGCAGGAGAAATTCGTGCATGACTTCGTGAAAGCGTGGGAGAAGGTGATGAATCTGGACAGGTTTGATCTGGCTTAACCAGATCATTGTCTGAACCGGGATTACGCTGATTGTTGTGATTAAACATGATTTTTGTCGGTAGCACCGTTCAAAATCACGGTTAATCAGGCAAATCTGTGCAATCCCGGTTCAGACAGGCCACCAAAGAAATGCTGGCCGACAAGCTGCAACTGCTTACCCTGAGCATCCGCCTGTCGGTTAGTAAGCCACATTTGTACCGTCAGACCCCATATCATGCTAAATAAGTTGGGCTAACAGGATTTCCAGCCAGCCTTTCGGCGCATGGAATCCGCAATGCTAAAAATAACTGATTTTCCACCCCAATTTATGGAGATAGCCCCTATGAAGCTTTCAATGTCCCAAGCTGTGTTGACCCAGGCATGGGAAAGCGTTGAGCGCATGTTCGCCGTCATCACATTTGACCCCCAAGGTCACATACTGGATGCCAACCCACTGTTTTTAGACACCATGGGCTACAGCGACAAGGAGGCAGTCGTTGGCCAGCACCATCGCATCTTCTGCCAGGAAGCCTACGCGGCATCTGCTGAA
The sequence above is drawn from the Thiothrix nivea DSM 5205 genome and encodes:
- a CDS encoding DUF4124 domain-containing protein; this translates as MTMRSGWLFLLLMFGLSGVSVQAEIFRWVDATGNVVYGDNPPKQSAAKAVDLPLLTVADSFTPKPPEREQAPQEEEAYSDFKVTAPAADETIRANEGNVTVELSLKPNLKAGDGITLYLDSKQVAAGESLSFALTEVDRGEHSVFAVLNDADGNIIQNTEAVKFSLLRHSALNN
- the glnE gene encoding bifunctional [glutamate--ammonia ligase]-adenylyl-L-tyrosine phosphorylase/[glutamate--ammonia-ligase] adenylyltransferase, translating into MLWFVVGYSFLEASAAFPTPQNGAYNDRQTSHARTTMPVEAILSASPYLKRQLERYPDWQAFCVTSQPYADGELFQKVADEIRNIPDHNSLLRVVRQIRHRETVRIAWRDLSGMAETAETIRTTSDLADALTDAVLHWCYAELTAKHGIPRSHEGEAQQLVILGMGKLGGRELNFSSDIDLIFAFPEKGDTDGKRPLDNQSFFVRLGQRLIGTLGQTTADGFGYRVDMRLRPFGEVGALVLSFDAMEHYYETHGREWERYALIKARVMAGDRQRGAELMERLRPFIYRRYLDYGAVEQLRDMKAMINREAERRGKFNDVKLGTGGIREIEFTAQVFQLMRGGRIPELRERNLLKTLDVLLAQQLLTDAEYDILRSAYLFLRRTENRLQMWNDEQTHSLPGKPEQQASLAATMGFGGWGRFHAELNRYQQAVADIFQRIFTLETRETQPMPEHPAIQELLHSRLYNTLTDTGRSRLNRLLPALLDACHAVAEPEQALERSLKVVQKIAPRSGYIAMLADHPDALDQFVRLVSDSLWITSQLTQHPILLDQLLDSRQLYTLLNREELGTELRLELERIDEGDTEQVMERLRQFKQAQVLRVAAADITDVLPLMKVSDQLTWIAEAVLEESQRHVWETMTAQTGVPMYKEDDGSLREAGFAIIGYGKLGGLELGYGSDLDIIFLHDSHGQMQQTNGNKVLENPVFYARFAQKIIHTLSTFTPAGRLYETDMRLRPSGSSGLLVSSLAAFRQYQENKAWVWEHQALLRTRAITGTESLRTAFAQIRYDILCRERDQAELRREVTAMRQKMWDALGSKDPAIFSLKKDPGGITDIEFMVQFLILAHAHKYPELIRWSDNIRQLDSLRQAGILTAGQAETLADIYRTLRDRIHALSLQEQQAKVPAEQFARERNYVRQAWQVLVEGSQ
- the katG gene encoding catalase/peroxidase HPI gives rise to the protein MSASKCPFHPSAGGGTSNRDWWPNQLNIDILHQHSAKSNPMGGEFNYAEAFKTLDLEAVKKDLTALMTDSQDWWPADYGHYGPLFIRMAWHAAGTYRIADGRGGAGTGQQRFAPLNSWPDNVNLDKARRLLWPIKQKYGRKLSWADLLVLTGNVALESMGFKTFGFGGGREDVYEPEKDTYWGAETEWLGDKQRYTGERDLENPLAAVQMGLIYVNPEGPGGEPDPLGSGRDVRETFQRMAMNDYETVALTCGGHTFGKCHGAGDAALVGPNPETAGIAEQGLGWISKHASGKGGDQIGSGLEGAWTPTPTQWDMTYLEMLFDNEWELTRSPAGAWQWTPKEANDSNMAPAAEDALQKRPIIMTTADMSMRMDPVYEPIARHFRANPDEFADAFARAWFKLTHRDMGPQARYLGPEVPAEALIWQDPIPPVDHERVDDADVAALKANIRASGLSVAELVATAWASASTFRGSDKRGGANGARIRLEPQKYWQANQPEQLAIVLTKLEGIQHEFNSSQSGGKKISLADLIVLAGCAGVEKAAQDAGIDVTVPFTPGRMDASQEQTDVEAFAVLEPLADGFRNFLKGKYSVSAEEMLVDKAQLLTLSAPEMTVLIGGMRVLDANVGHSQHGVFTNRPGVLSNDFFVNLLDMSTHWKPTSADEEVFEGTDRATGAVRWTGTRVDLIFGSNSQLRAIAEVYGGADAQEKFVHDFVKAWEKVMNLDRFDLA